A window from Dioscorea cayenensis subsp. rotundata cultivar TDr96_F1 chromosome 10, TDr96_F1_v2_PseudoChromosome.rev07_lg8_w22 25.fasta, whole genome shotgun sequence encodes these proteins:
- the LOC120270726 gene encoding WAT1-related protein At5g64700-like, producing the protein MDGVRPYAVVILVQLIDAGMFIITKAALTFGLNPLVFIFYRHAFGTFLLAPIAMIFLRRKAQSPALSFMLLFKTFMLVLMGISIFYAIYYIGLSYISATATSAISNSLPVFTFIFAVFLRMETLKLKSRSGIVKLLGILFCVTGILIIALYKGPQLSSLNHHHIQLNNHEGNSNHESNHSITTWIKGSFLVVLSCVICSLWFICQGTLLKELQSKLHFTTYVCIFSTIQSFVIAIMFERDFTKWKLHWDMGLLAIGYSAVAVTGLSYYLQAWCVDKKGPVFLAISTPLSFVFTMIGSSFILGEQINMGSALGGISMVAGLYSVLWGKSMETKVPQPSIVIECSV; encoded by the exons ATGGATGGAGTGAGGCCTTATGCTGTTGTGATTCTAGTCCAACTAATAGATGCTGGGATGTTCATAATAACCAAAGCAGCTTTAACCTTTGGTTTGAATcctttagttttcattttttaccGACATGCTTTTGGCACTTTCTTGTTAGCTCCTATAGCAATGATTTTTTTGAG gaGAAAAGCTCAGTCACCTGCACTTTCATTCATGTTATTGTTTAAGACGTTCATGCTTGTCTTGATGGG gatttcaattttttatgcCATCTATTACATTGGATTGAGCTACATATCAGCAACAGCAACTTCTGCCATTTCAAACTCCCTCCCTGTATTCACCTTCATTTTTGCTGTTTTCCTCag GATGGAAACTTTGAAGCTGAAGAGCAGATCAGGCATAGTTAAGCTTCTAGGAATACTATTCTGTGTGACTGGAATACTGATAATTGCTCTATATAAAGGCCCCCAGTTGAGCTCATTGAACCACCACCACATTCAACTCAACAACCATGAAGGAAACTCCAACCATGAGTCTAACCACTCTATCACCACCTGGATAAAAGGCTCCTTCCTAGTGGTCTTGTCCTGTGTAATCTGTTCACTGTGGTTTATCTGCCag GGGACATTGCTGAAGGAACTCCAGTCaaagctacacttcacaacctaTGTCTGCATATTCAGCACCATCCAATCATTTGTTATTGCCATCATGTTCGAAAGAGACTTTACCAAATGGAAGTTGCACTGGGACATGGGATTGCTCGCAATTGGATACTCT GCAGTAGCTGTCACCGGTTTATCCTACTACTTGCAAGCCTGGTGTGTTGACAAGAAGGGCCCTGTCTTTCTAGCCATATCAACACCATTGTCCTTTGTTTTCACCATGATAGGCTCGTCATTCATCTTAGGTGAACAAATAAATATGGGAAG TGCATTAGGTGGGATTTCTATGGTGGCAGGACTCTACAGTGTTCTATGGGGAAAGAGCATGGAAACCAAAGTGCCTCAACCATCCATTGTGATTGAGTGCAGTGTATAA